GAAAAGGAATCGATATTATCGAAGTGGCCCTAATCACGGATGAAGAGATTAAACAACTATCGGACACTATGATAGCTATGGTAGAAGAACACGGAATGAAATTTTTCCTTCGTGATGCCGACAACATCTTAAGTGCCGAATGTGTTGTATTGATAGGAACACGCGAGCAGACACAAGGCTTAAACTGCGGTCATTGCGGCTTCACCACCTGCGCCGGACGTACCGAAGGAGTTCCCTGCGCATTGAACAGCATAGACGTAGGTATCGCCATAGGTTCCGCCTGCGCTACTGCCGCCGATTTGCGTGTAGACACACGTGTGATGTTCTCCGCCGGGCTGGCAGCACAACGTCTGAACTGGCTGAAAGACTGCAAGATGGTAATGGCCATTCCTGTAAGTGCATCTTCTAAGAATCCGTTCTTTGACCGGAAGCCAAAGCAGGAAACGAATTCATAATAATACGTAATGATGCGTAACAGGCACACTGACGACTGACGCAGACAATAAACTGATTTTATAAATAACTAAATAGATAATAGTCTAATGGGAATCATGGTTGGACTTCCCAGCCCAAGTGGCTCGGAGAAAGATTTGCAGTTGAATTTCGGCAAAAACATGACCGTGCAGGTAGAAATGAGAGCACCTCATTTGCCCGCCGAATGGCATATGCAGAGTGGTATACAGTTGACATGGCCACACGCCGGTACAGACTGGGCATACATGCTGGCAGAAGTGCAAGAGTGTTTTATAAACATAGCCAGAGAAATAGCGAAGCGAGAGTTACTACTGATTGTCACTCCCGAACCGGAAGAAGTGAAAAAACAGATAGCCGCTACCGTCAACATGAGTAATGTCCGCTTTCTGGAATGTGCCACCAATGACACATGGGCACGCGACCACGGAGCTATCACCATGATAGACACCGGCACCCCTTCCCTGCTCGACTTTACATTCAACGGCTGGGGACTGAAATTTGCTTCCGAACTGGATAATCAAATCACCAAACAAGCGGTAGAAGCCGGAGCCTTGAAAGGCCAGTATGTAGACCACCTCGACTTCGTTCTCGAAGGAGGCTCCATCGAAAGCGACGGAATGGGCACACTGCTCACTACCTCCGAATGTCTGCTTTCTCCCCAGCGGAACGGGCGACTGAACCAGGTAGAGATAGAAGAATACCTGAAATCAACCTTCCACCTGCAAAAGGTTCTTTGGTTAGACCACGGCTATCTTGCCGGTGACGACACCGACAGCCACATCGACACCCTGGCACGTTTCTGTTCTACCGACACCATTGCTTACGTGAAATGCGACGACAAAGAAGACGAACACTACGAAGCATTACTTGCAATGGAGGAACAACTGAAAACATTCCGCACCTTAGCAGGAGAACCCTATCGCCTGTTAGCCTTACCGATGGCGGACAAGATCGAAGAAGACGGCGAACGCCTGCCCGCTACTTACGCCAACTTCCTGATTATGAACGAAGTTATTCTCTACCCGACATACCATCAGCCAGCGAATGACCAAAAAGCAAGAGAAGTGTTACAACAAGCATTTCCAGAACATCAGATAATCGGAATAGACTGCCGTGCCCTGATTAAGCAACACGGTTCTCTGCATTGTGTCACCATGCAATACCCATTGGGAGTTATAAAATAACAAATGAATTAATCAAGTAATTATTCATCATGAAAAAGATAAAAGTCGGAATCATCCAACAATCCAATACCGCAGATATTCGGGTCAACCTGATGAACCTCGCAAAGAGTATCGAGGCTTGCGCTGTTCACGGTGCGCAACTGATTGTGCTTCAAGAGCTACACAATTCACTTTATTTCTGCCAGACAGAAAACACCAACCTGTTTGATCTGGCTGAACCTATTCCCGGACCATCCACAGGCTTTTATTCCGAGTTGGCAGCCGCCAATAAAGTAGTCCTTGTCACCTCTCTTTTTGAGAAACGTGCCCCCGGACTATATCATAACACCGCTGTTGTGTTCGACCGCGACGGAAGCATTGCGGGAAAATACCGGAAAATGCATATTCCCGATGATCCGGCTTACTACGAGAAATTCTATTTCACTCCCGGAGACATCGGTTTTGAACCTATTCAAACCTCTTTAGGAAAGCTGGGCGTACTGGTATGCTGGGATCAATGGTATCCGGAAGCTGCCCGCCTGATGGCACTGAAAGGTGCGGAACTTTTAATTTATCCTACCGCCATCGGCTGGGAAAGCAGTGACACGGACGACGAAAAAGCCCGCCAACTCAACGCCTGGATTATTTCGCAGCGTGCCCACGCCGTTGCCAATGGTCTTCCTGTCATCTCCGTCAACCGTGTAGGACACGAGCCCGATCCTTCCGGACAGACAAACGGCATCCTATTTTGGGGAAACAGTTTCGTAGCAGGACCGCAAGGAGAATTCCTGGCACAAGCCGGAAACGATCATCCGGAAAACATTGTAGTGGAAATAGATATGGAACGCTCGGAAAACGTCCGCCGTTGGTGGCCTTTCCTCCGTGATCGCCGGATTGACGAATACGAAGGACTTACCAAACGCTTCCTCGACTAAAGTTCACTACTGAAAGTTATTGCAGAAGTTCTCTATATAAAGTTTATTACCTAAAGAAAATAAGAAAGGATATTCAGTAAATATCCCTACAATAAGAAAATAAGAAGGGCACAGAGTTAAAATCTAAATTAAAAACTCCGTGCCCTTCCTATATATTATATTTAATAACTATTTCATTGAAAAGTTATTTTCTTGTTGGCTAGGAAATTAGCTCCTCCATAAATAAACAATCCCAAGAATTGAGCCAGATATTCATTCACGTCCAGTCCTTCTACCAATAAGATAAGAAATAAAAACTGTGCGGTGTAAGCCACGGCAAAAGCAGAACAAAAGAGCAGTATCTGTTTCCAGATACTATTCTTTTTATTTTCTACGGGGAATATCCAGTATTTGCACCAGATAAAGTTATGGGTTTGAGCTATCAGATACGCTGTTATATTAGCCACCATATAGTCGCCGTCAAATGACATTTCTTTCATCATTAACCATACAACCAACGCCATAATCAAAGCGTTCATTGTACCGATGACTATAAAACGGAATATGCGTACAGATTCTTTCACTCGCCCTCTTTCAGATCAACGATCAAATTCAGTTCATCAAGCTGGCTCTGGTCGATTGCAGACGGTGCGTCCAACATTACATCACGTCCGGAATTATTTTTCGGGAACGCAATGCAGTCGCGTATAGAATCCAATCCTGCAAACAAAGACACCCAGCGGTCGAGACCGTATGCCAAACCACCGTGAGGAGGTGCACCATACTTAAAGGCATTCATCAGGAAGCCAAACTGTGCCTCTGCCTTCTCCGGAGTGAATCCAAGAATCTCGAACATCTTCGCCTGTAATTTCGCATCGTGGATACGGATAGATCCACCGCCAACTTCCACACCGTTGATTACCATATCATAAGCATCTGCACGTACAGCTGCCGGGTCAGTGTCCAACATCGGAATGTCTTCCTCTTTCGGATGAGTAAACGGATGATGCATAGCCATCAGACGGCCTTCCTCTTCGCTCCATTCGAACATCGGGAAGTCAATCACCCAAAGGCAAACAAACTTATTCTTATCACGCAATCCCAATTGAGTACCCATTTCCAGACGAAGCTCGCAAAGTTGTTTACGTGTTTTCATTGCATCGTCGCCAGACAGAATCAAAATCAAATCACCCGGTTTAGCGCCGAATGCCTCTTTCATTTGCTGGAGCACTTCCTGTGTATAGAATTTATCTACACTCGATTTCACCGTTCCGTCTGCTTCCACGCGGGCATAAACCATTCCTTTCGCGCCAATTTGCGGTCTCTTTACGAATTCGGTCAATGCATCCAGTTGCTTACGGGTATAAGTCGCAGCACCTTCGGCGCAGATACCACCCACATAAGCCGCATTATCGAATACAGAGAATCCGTGACCTTTCATGATATCCATCAGTTCCACGAATTTCATGCCGAAACGCAAATCCGGTTTGTCGCTACCATAATATTTCATGGCGTCTGCCCAAGACATACGTTGGAATGGTTCATTTAATTCCACGCCACGAAGAGTCTTAAACAAATGTTTAGCCATTCCTTCAAAAGTAGTGATAATATCTTCTTGCTCAACGAAGCTCATTTCACAGTCGATCTGCGTAAATTCCGGCTGACGGTCGGCACGCAAGTCTTCGTCGCGGAAACATTTCGCAATCTGGAAGTAACGGTCGAAACCGGAAACCATCAACAACTGCTTCAAAGTCTGTGGAGATTGCGGAAGTGCGTAGAACTGTCCCGGATTCATGCGTGACGGCACCACGAAGTCGCGTGCGCCTTCAGGAGTAGAACCGATCAAAACGGGCGTTTCCACTTCGATGAAACCCAGACTATCCAGATATTTGCGAACTTCAATTGTCATCTTATGACGCAGTTCCAGGTTGGAACGTACAGAGTTACGGCGTAAGTCCAAGTAACGGTATTTCATGCGGATATCATCACCCCCATCCGTGTTATCTTCGATAGTGAACGGAGGAGTCATGGCAGTATTTAGTACGTCCAGTTCGGAAACAATGATTTCAATATCTCCGGTAGGAATGTTTGCATTCTTGCTGAAACGTTCATTAACCGTTCCTGTCACTTGAATGACGAACTCACGTCCCAATTTATTAGCACGTTCACAGAGTTCAGCATTAATTTCTTCATTAAAAACCAATTGGGTAATTCCGTAACGGTCGCGAAGGTCAATGAAAGTCATCCCTCCCATTTTACGGCTGCGCTGTACCCATCCGGACAGCGTGACTTGTTTGTTTACATCAGAGATTCTAAGTTCTCCACATGTGTGCGTTCTAAACATATATTTTTTTATTTAAACGATTATCACTCGCGTTTTTATTTTGATCGAACCAAAACTGCGCAAAAGTACGCAATAATTTGTAATTCGCTGTCAGTAATCCGTTATTTTATCAGACTTTCTTTGTCAGTTTTTTCAATATTTTCTTGTTTCTATCCGTTATATTGTCGACGATGGCTTCATTCATCAATTTGATACCATTCATATATTCCTGCGCTCTTTGGAGCACATTGGCCGCGTCTTTTTCCGATGCTCGCGGCACTACCACGCGCAATCCCCTTTGAATCAGTTGAATATTTACATTGGCATCCGTTTCCATGGGGTCACCATCAAAATGCACGACGCCCGGAGTAGTCCGGCGGATGCACAACTGCTTGCAGCGGAAAGTCTTGATACGGCTATTCTGATCGATTGTTTTATTGAATAATTGAAAGGCTAATGAAGGAACATCCAAAACGGTGAACGGCTCAAGAATGGTCACATCCAGCAAACCATCCGTCAGGGTAGCTTGTGGTGCGATATAAGCGTTGTTTCCGTATTGCGACGCGTTTCCGCAGGCAATCAGGAAGGCTTTATACTTGGAGACTCCATTTTCCGTTTCCAGTTCGTACGTTTCCGGCTCATATTTAAGACTTTCCTGCAAGGTTTTCTCCAGATAAGTCAATACCCCCCGTTTACCGGCATGTGCAAACTTCAGACTGACAAACGCGTCGAATCCCACTCCGCAAGTGCAGAAAAAATCCGTACCGTTGATCTTACCATAATCTATCACGTCCATGCAACCTTCGTTCAGCACTTCCAATGCTCTCTTCGGTTCCATCGGTATATGCAGATGTCTCGCCAGTCCATTGCCCGATCCGCAGGGAATAATTCCCAATGCGGTATCAGTATGCACCAACGAACGAGCTATTTCATTGATCGTTCCGTCCCCACCGATAGCCACTACTATATCTGTTTTCTCTTCGGCAGCTTTAGCAGCTATTTCTACGGCATGACCGGCTCTTTCCGTATACACTACTTCCCAAGAGTATCTCGCCTTGTCTATTTTTTCGTCCAGCAAGTTAAGAATCAATTCTTTACTTTGTGTTCCCGAAATAGGATTGACGACGAATTTTATTTTTTTCATTCTTTCGTTCAT
The Bacteroides luhongzhouii DNA segment above includes these coding regions:
- the aspS gene encoding aspartate--tRNA ligase, whose product is MFRTHTCGELRISDVNKQVTLSGWVQRSRKMGGMTFIDLRDRYGITQLVFNEEINAELCERANKLGREFVIQVTGTVNERFSKNANIPTGDIEIIVSELDVLNTAMTPPFTIEDNTDGGDDIRMKYRYLDLRRNSVRSNLELRHKMTIEVRKYLDSLGFIEVETPVLIGSTPEGARDFVVPSRMNPGQFYALPQSPQTLKQLLMVSGFDRYFQIAKCFRDEDLRADRQPEFTQIDCEMSFVEQEDIITTFEGMAKHLFKTLRGVELNEPFQRMSWADAMKYYGSDKPDLRFGMKFVELMDIMKGHGFSVFDNAAYVGGICAEGAATYTRKQLDALTEFVKRPQIGAKGMVYARVEADGTVKSSVDKFYTQEVLQQMKEAFGAKPGDLILILSGDDAMKTRKQLCELRLEMGTQLGLRDKNKFVCLWVIDFPMFEWSEEEGRLMAMHHPFTHPKEEDIPMLDTDPAAVRADAYDMVINGVEVGGGSIRIHDAKLQAKMFEILGFTPEKAEAQFGFLMNAFKYGAPPHGGLAYGLDRWVSLFAGLDSIRDCIAFPKNNSGRDVMLDAPSAIDQSQLDELNLIVDLKEGE
- a CDS encoding agmatine deiminase family protein — translated: MGIMVGLPSPSGSEKDLQLNFGKNMTVQVEMRAPHLPAEWHMQSGIQLTWPHAGTDWAYMLAEVQECFINIAREIAKRELLLIVTPEPEEVKKQIAATVNMSNVRFLECATNDTWARDHGAITMIDTGTPSLLDFTFNGWGLKFASELDNQITKQAVEAGALKGQYVDHLDFVLEGGSIESDGMGTLLTTSECLLSPQRNGRLNQVEIEEYLKSTFHLQKVLWLDHGYLAGDDTDSHIDTLARFCSTDTIAYVKCDDKEDEHYEALLAMEEQLKTFRTLAGEPYRLLALPMADKIEEDGERLPATYANFLIMNEVILYPTYHQPANDQKAREVLQQAFPEHQIIGIDCRALIKQHGSLHCVTMQYPLGVIK
- a CDS encoding carbon-nitrogen hydrolase, whose protein sequence is MKKIKVGIIQQSNTADIRVNLMNLAKSIEACAVHGAQLIVLQELHNSLYFCQTENTNLFDLAEPIPGPSTGFYSELAAANKVVLVTSLFEKRAPGLYHNTAVVFDRDGSIAGKYRKMHIPDDPAYYEKFYFTPGDIGFEPIQTSLGKLGVLVCWDQWYPEAARLMALKGAELLIYPTAIGWESSDTDDEKARQLNAWIISQRAHAVANGLPVISVNRVGHEPDPSGQTNGILFWGNSFVAGPQGEFLAQAGNDHPENIVVEIDMERSENVRRWWPFLRDRRIDEYEGLTKRFLD
- a CDS encoding diacylglycerol/lipid kinase family protein, with translation MNERMKKIKFVVNPISGTQSKELILNLLDEKIDKARYSWEVVYTERAGHAVEIAAKAAEEKTDIVVAIGGDGTINEIARSLVHTDTALGIIPCGSGNGLARHLHIPMEPKRALEVLNEGCMDVIDYGKINGTDFFCTCGVGFDAFVSLKFAHAGKRGVLTYLEKTLQESLKYEPETYELETENGVSKYKAFLIACGNASQYGNNAYIAPQATLTDGLLDVTILEPFTVLDVPSLAFQLFNKTIDQNSRIKTFRCKQLCIRRTTPGVVHFDGDPMETDANVNIQLIQRGLRVVVPRASEKDAANVLQRAQEYMNGIKLMNEAIVDNITDRNKKILKKLTKKV
- a CDS encoding GtrA family protein, with product MKESVRIFRFIVIGTMNALIMALVVWLMMKEMSFDGDYMVANITAYLIAQTHNFIWCKYWIFPVENKKNSIWKQILLFCSAFAVAYTAQFLFLILLVEGLDVNEYLAQFLGLFIYGGANFLANKKITFQ
- a CDS encoding ferredoxin domain-containing protein, giving the protein MILNERDTRHEHVLQVARQMMTAARTAPKGKGIDIIEVALITDEEIKQLSDTMIAMVEEHGMKFFLRDADNILSAECVVLIGTREQTQGLNCGHCGFTTCAGRTEGVPCALNSIDVGIAIGSACATAADLRVDTRVMFSAGLAAQRLNWLKDCKMVMAIPVSASSKNPFFDRKPKQETNS